One part of the Ziziphus jujuba cultivar Dongzao chromosome 2, ASM3175591v1 genome encodes these proteins:
- the LOC107419235 gene encoding uncharacterized protein LOC107419235 — MSIPQSRRIVSPLMNLIRLKGFPILRQLHIEEQLLRTSSENWCILNDGTNDRAIVMGVSGVPAELLEIDSVLQDEIPVIRRFTGGGTVVVDSGTIFVTLICNKDAVAGLQPYPRPIMSWSGHVYSRVFQGIGDFHLHENDYVFGNCKFGGNAQSITKNRWIHHTSFLWDYDVRNMAYLKHPKRVPEYRLARNHLEFICRMKDYMPREAFMEKTVEALKSDFSLRTIELDALDSFSDTKFCPSTKLLLRHELERAALHRR; from the exons ATGAGTATACCTCAGAGCAGGAGGATTGTTTCTCCATTGATGAATCTGATCAGACTAAAAGGATTTCCTATTTTACGGCAACTTCATATAGAAGAGCAGCTGCTACGAACCTCATCAGAAAATTGGTGCATTTTGAATGATGGAACCAATGACCGTGCTATAGTTATGGGTGTTTCTGG GGTACCTGCAGAGCTTCTTGAAATTGATTCTGTGTTACAAGATGAGATTCCTGTAATCAGAAGGTTTACTGGAGGTGGTACAGTTGTTGTTGACAGTGGTACAATATTTGTCACATTGATATGCAACAAGGATGCTGTGGCTGGCTTGCAACCGTATCCCAGGCCTATTATGTCCTGGAGTGGCCATGTCTACTCCAGGGTGTTTCAAGGGATTGGTGATTTCCATCTTCATGAAAATG ATTATGTATTTGGCAATTGCAAGTTTGGTGGGAATGCTCAATCTATTACTAAGAATCGGTGGATCCATCACACATCATTTTTATGGGACTATGATGTCAGGAATATGGCCTATCTGAAACACCCAAAACGAGTTCCAGAATATCGACTG GCTAGGAATCATTTGGAATTTATATGCCGCATGAAGGACTATATGCCAAGGGAAGCGTTCATGGAAAAAACTGTCGAGGCACTCAAATCAGATTTTTCCTTGAGAACCATAGAGCTTGATGCCTTGGACTCTTTCTCAGATACGAAATTTTGTCCATCAACTAAGCTATTGTTGAGGCATGAATTGGAGAGAGCAGCTTTGCATCGTAGGTGA